A window from Nocardioides mesophilus encodes these proteins:
- a CDS encoding anti-sigma factor encodes MSTELHTLSGAYALDALSAEEAAAFRTHLEACAVCCEEVRELRQAAASMGASEAVVPPASLKARVLAAADRTPQLPPPVTEQTAPVAEERAPVVELAAVRRRPRRTWLAAAAAAVVLVGGGAIGIAQLGEDQTPMAAGVSEVFSAADHHEASVDTPYGQVRVATSPGRNEMAVDARDLKPLEAGKVYQVWSITGELPSPVIALEGKVKGASMPMPPKGTKVAITIEPAGEPAKRPTSDPIVEVDPSQV; translated from the coding sequence ATGAGCACCGAGCTGCACACTCTCTCCGGCGCCTACGCACTCGACGCGCTGAGTGCCGAGGAAGCGGCGGCGTTCCGCACCCACCTCGAGGCCTGCGCGGTCTGCTGCGAGGAGGTCCGCGAGCTGCGTCAGGCCGCCGCCTCGATGGGCGCCAGCGAAGCGGTCGTGCCGCCGGCCTCCCTCAAGGCGCGGGTGCTGGCCGCCGCCGACCGCACCCCCCAGCTGCCGCCCCCGGTGACCGAGCAGACCGCGCCGGTGGCGGAGGAGCGCGCCCCGGTGGTCGAGCTGGCCGCGGTACGTCGTCGTCCGCGTCGCACCTGGCTGGCCGCAGCGGCCGCGGCGGTGGTCCTGGTCGGCGGAGGTGCCATCGGGATCGCCCAGCTCGGCGAGGACCAGACGCCGATGGCGGCCGGGGTGTCCGAGGTCTTCTCGGCCGCGGACCACCACGAGGCCTCCGTGGACACGCCGTACGGCCAGGTCCGGGTGGCCACGTCGCCCGGGCGCAACGAGATGGCCGTCGACGCACGTGACCTCAAGCCGCTCGAGGCCGGCAAAGTCTACCAGGTGTGGTCGATCACCGGGGAGCTGCCGAGCCCGGTGATCGCGCTCGAGGGCAAGGTGAAGGGCGCCTCGATGCCGATGCCGCCGAAGGGTACGAAGGTGGCGATCACCATCGAGCCGGCGGGCGAGCCGGCCAAGCGGCCGACGAGCGACCCGATCGTGGAGGTCGACCCCTCCCAGGTGTGA
- a CDS encoding sigma-70 family RNA polymerase sigma factor codes for MSQVARGDSQAFEALYDALSSAVYGVARRVVRDPARAEDVTQEVFLEVWRKAAGFNRDLGRGKTWVMTIAHRRAVDAVRRNEAAKRSDQQAAPDEVVHDEPGEAVIAAEEHGAVRDCLQTLTDLQLESVRLAYFNGYTYNEVATLLEKPLPTIKTRMRDGLIRLRDCLEGAS; via the coding sequence ATGTCACAGGTGGCACGCGGTGACTCGCAGGCGTTCGAGGCGTTGTACGACGCCTTGTCCTCCGCGGTGTACGGCGTGGCTCGACGGGTCGTCCGCGACCCGGCGCGCGCCGAGGACGTGACGCAGGAGGTCTTCCTCGAGGTCTGGCGCAAGGCGGCCGGCTTCAACCGGGACCTCGGGCGCGGCAAGACCTGGGTGATGACCATCGCGCACCGCCGCGCGGTCGACGCCGTACGCCGCAACGAGGCCGCCAAGCGCAGCGACCAGCAGGCCGCACCCGACGAGGTGGTGCACGACGAGCCGGGGGAGGCCGTGATCGCCGCCGAGGAGCACGGCGCGGTCCGGGACTGCCTGCAGACGCTCACCGACCTGCAGCTGGAGTCGGTGCGGCTGGCCTACTTCAACGGCTACACCTACAACGAGGTCGCGACTCTCCTGGAGAAGCCGCTGCCCACGATCAAGACCCGGATGAGAGACGGACTGATCCGTCTCCGCGACTGTTTGGAAGGGGCGTCATGA
- a CDS encoding TraR/DksA family transcriptional regulator gives MNDTGTVEGTLRAKKAELESQLAAWSAKPEEQGSISFGKRVGEGTSMAVERLSQVAAYDQLQITLADVDRALAKVGDGSYGRCDVCGKPIPEGRLEALPWAVLCVEDAARR, from the coding sequence ATGAATGACACCGGCACGGTCGAAGGCACCCTGCGCGCCAAGAAGGCGGAGCTGGAGTCCCAGCTCGCAGCCTGGTCGGCCAAGCCGGAGGAACAGGGCTCGATCTCCTTCGGCAAGCGGGTCGGCGAGGGTACGTCGATGGCCGTGGAACGGCTGTCACAGGTGGCGGCCTACGACCAGCTCCAGATCACCCTGGCCGACGTGGACCGGGCACTGGCCAAGGTTGGCGACGGCAGCTACGGCCGCTGCGACGTCTGCGGCAAGCCGATTCCCGAGGGCCGGCTGGAGGCACTCCCCTGGGCGGTGCTCTGCGTCGAGGACGCCGCCCGCCGCTGA
- a CDS encoding adenylate/guanylate cyclase domain-containing protein yields MAASDVISGPPRLGAQRSVLRVLERLADLGARPEDSHDERLRQGTLIFASALITVLATVWVITYSGYGYPVSAAIPAFYQLVTVVGLVVLARGRRFDLFRTTQFVAYLLLPGLLQVSLGGFVASSAMVLWSIFTPLAALALLGLRRSVVWLVVFFAELVVLGLLDARFARSPAVLPTRFVTTFFVLNVVGVTLCAYVMLGYFVEQRERAHRALQAERERSERLLLNVLPGPIAERLKRDSGAIAEHHDAVSVLFADLVGFTERSVVMAAEDVVDLLNVIFSAFDRVADAEGVEKIKTIGDAYMLAGGLPEARPDHLEAVTRAALAMRDEIGAIARRTGQDWLSVRIGIDSGPVVAGVIGRRKFIYDLWGDTVNTASRMESHGTPGEIQVTERVATALGPEFAIRPRGTIQVKGKGPMATFLVDAAASRAEPGRAASGRRP; encoded by the coding sequence GTGGCCGCATCGGACGTCATCTCCGGCCCGCCACGGCTCGGAGCACAGCGGTCGGTCCTCCGCGTGCTCGAGCGGCTGGCCGACCTGGGCGCGCGTCCGGAGGACTCCCACGACGAGCGGCTTCGCCAGGGCACGTTGATCTTCGCGTCGGCGTTGATCACCGTCCTCGCCACCGTCTGGGTGATCACGTACTCCGGCTACGGCTACCCGGTGTCGGCGGCGATTCCGGCCTTCTACCAGCTGGTCACAGTCGTCGGGCTCGTCGTGCTGGCGCGGGGACGGCGGTTCGACCTCTTCCGGACGACGCAGTTCGTCGCCTATCTGCTGCTGCCCGGTCTCCTGCAGGTCTCCCTCGGCGGCTTCGTGGCCTCCAGCGCCATGGTCCTGTGGTCGATCTTCACCCCGCTCGCGGCGCTCGCCCTGCTGGGTCTGCGCCGTTCGGTGGTGTGGCTGGTGGTGTTCTTCGCCGAGCTCGTGGTGCTCGGGCTGCTCGACGCACGGTTCGCCCGGTCACCGGCGGTGCTGCCCACGAGGTTCGTCACCACCTTCTTCGTGCTCAACGTCGTCGGGGTCACCCTCTGCGCGTACGTGATGCTGGGGTACTTCGTGGAGCAGCGGGAGCGGGCGCACCGCGCGCTCCAGGCGGAACGGGAGCGGTCGGAGCGGCTCCTGCTCAACGTGCTGCCCGGGCCGATCGCCGAGCGGCTGAAGCGCGACAGCGGTGCGATCGCCGAGCACCACGACGCGGTGAGCGTGCTCTTCGCCGACCTCGTGGGCTTCACCGAGCGGTCGGTGGTGATGGCCGCCGAGGACGTCGTGGACCTGCTGAACGTGATCTTCTCCGCCTTCGACCGGGTCGCCGACGCGGAGGGCGTGGAGAAGATCAAGACGATCGGCGACGCGTACATGCTGGCCGGCGGGCTGCCCGAGGCACGCCCGGACCACCTCGAGGCGGTCACCCGGGCCGCGCTCGCCATGCGGGACGAGATCGGCGCAATCGCCCGCCGGACCGGCCAGGACTGGCTCTCGGTGCGGATCGGCATCGACTCGGGCCCGGTGGTCGCCGGGGTGATCGGCCGGCGCAAGTTCATCTACGACCTGTGGGGCGACACCGTGAACACCGCGAGCCGGATGGAGTCCCACGGCACACCGGGTGAGATCCAGGTGACCGAGCGGGTGGCCACCGCGCTCGGCCCTGAGTTCGCGATCCGGCCCCGCGGCACGATCCAGGTGAAGGGGAAGGGCCCGATGGCGACCTTCCTGGTCGACGCCGCCGCTTCGCGCGCCGAGCCTGGTCGAGCCGCTTCAGGCCGTCGGCCCTAG
- a CDS encoding cupin domain-containing protein produces MSHPASTPVLDLPPIRVGEIWENPVTRERARLLELPWQNPEGCVVAELTAMVGSRVAGEHRHPSMLERFTVLRGELTVLLDGATSVLVEGRTSEVRPGQWHDWWNAADVDALVRVEARPGERFMHGIETLFGLAQLGHTNAKGMPDPLQLAMFGREFADTVQFRSPPPAVQRVMFALLSVVARPMGYRGTYPQLSRTVDAPRGPEHP; encoded by the coding sequence GTGTCGCATCCCGCGTCCACCCCGGTTCTCGACCTCCCGCCCATCCGGGTCGGCGAGATCTGGGAGAACCCTGTCACCCGCGAGCGGGCGCGACTCCTCGAGCTGCCGTGGCAGAACCCGGAGGGTTGTGTCGTCGCGGAGCTCACCGCCATGGTGGGGTCGCGGGTGGCCGGCGAGCATCGACACCCGAGCATGCTCGAGCGCTTCACCGTCCTTCGGGGTGAGCTGACCGTCCTGCTCGACGGCGCCACCTCGGTTCTTGTCGAAGGGCGGACCAGCGAGGTCCGCCCCGGTCAGTGGCACGACTGGTGGAACGCCGCCGACGTCGACGCGCTGGTGCGGGTCGAAGCCCGACCGGGTGAGCGGTTCATGCACGGCATCGAGACCCTCTTCGGGCTCGCACAGCTCGGCCATACCAACGCGAAGGGCATGCCCGATCCTCTCCAGCTGGCCATGTTCGGCCGAGAGTTCGCAGACACAGTCCAGTTCCGAAGCCCGCCGCCCGCTGTGCAGCGGGTCATGTTCGCCCTGCTGAGCGTGGTCGCGAGACCGATGGGCTACCGCGGGACGTATCCACAGCTGTCGCGCACCGTAGACGCACCCCGCGGGCCCGAGCACCCCTAG
- a CDS encoding SRPBCC family protein, translating into MQTIAHIEAPVDRVFDFFVDPRKLADLNPVSAEIRELRMTEEGTGTYAAYRTKIAGVPFEIFDVYTDVVPNKHITEKSSSAMVGTWKYDFEPEGTGTKVTLEHRSRSIWGVPPLGYLGDLLTARLTESFMRGVKERIEASSN; encoded by the coding sequence ATGCAGACCATCGCCCACATCGAGGCACCGGTCGACAGGGTCTTCGACTTCTTCGTCGACCCGAGGAAGCTGGCGGACCTGAACCCGGTCAGCGCGGAGATTCGCGAGCTGAGGATGACCGAGGAGGGAACCGGCACCTACGCCGCCTACCGCACCAAGATCGCCGGGGTGCCGTTCGAGATCTTCGACGTCTACACCGACGTCGTGCCGAACAAGCACATCACCGAGAAGTCCTCGAGCGCCATGGTGGGCACCTGGAAGTACGACTTCGAGCCCGAGGGCACCGGGACCAAGGTGACCCTGGAGCACCGGTCCCGGTCGATCTGGGGCGTGCCGCCCCTGGGCTACCTGGGTGACCTGCTCACCGCCCGCCTCACCGAGTCGTTCATGCGCGGCGTGAAGGAGCGCATCGAGGCCTCGAGCAACTGA
- a CDS encoding AI-2E family transporter yields MTGPEGTQPEDVPTARGWDLGRLVDLPPAWLRRGVVFVLAAVAAYQIAHWMLHSLSDFLAVVFLAWLFSITVEPAVEMMVRHGLRRGAATGLVMFGLTASAIAFVGVFGTLLVDQLTGLVTSLPTLISDVVDWVNGVLGTQFRAADINDSLRLTPDRIQQLAQDLTPGVFGILSSLVGLVFQALTLMLFAFYMSAEGPQLRNTVSSWFPPRQQRVISTVWEISVEKTGGYVVSRLILAVLSTIFTGIFLYLIGVPYWMPLAIWTGLVSQFIPTLGTYLAIAVPALIALAGQPIDAVWVVLFGTVYQQVENYLFAPRVTAATMQVHPAVAFGAVVVGAKLFGPVGALVSVPVVAATQAVIETYGHRYELVGEVPTTPPDPPPVKARRTWTGRSLWRGRGSGARPAGPPDAPGSPPHG; encoded by the coding sequence GTGACCGGGCCCGAGGGGACACAGCCCGAGGACGTTCCGACCGCCCGGGGCTGGGACCTCGGACGGTTGGTCGACCTGCCACCCGCGTGGTTGAGACGCGGAGTGGTCTTCGTCCTGGCGGCGGTGGCGGCCTACCAGATCGCGCACTGGATGCTGCACAGCCTCAGTGACTTCCTCGCGGTGGTCTTCCTGGCCTGGCTGTTCAGCATCACCGTCGAGCCGGCCGTCGAGATGATGGTCCGGCACGGCCTACGTCGCGGGGCCGCCACCGGGCTGGTCATGTTCGGACTCACCGCATCCGCGATCGCCTTCGTCGGGGTCTTCGGCACGCTCCTGGTCGACCAGCTCACCGGCCTGGTCACCTCGCTGCCCACGCTCATCAGTGACGTGGTGGACTGGGTCAACGGGGTGCTGGGGACGCAGTTCCGGGCCGCCGACATCAACGACTCGCTGCGGTTGACGCCGGATCGGATCCAGCAGCTGGCGCAGGACCTCACCCCCGGTGTCTTCGGCATCCTCTCCTCGCTGGTCGGACTGGTCTTCCAGGCGCTGACCCTCATGCTGTTCGCGTTCTACATGTCTGCGGAGGGGCCGCAGCTGCGCAACACCGTCTCGAGCTGGTTCCCGCCCCGCCAGCAGCGGGTGATCTCGACCGTCTGGGAGATCTCGGTGGAGAAGACCGGCGGCTACGTGGTCTCCCGGCTGATCCTCGCCGTCCTCAGCACGATCTTCACCGGGATCTTCCTCTACCTCATCGGGGTGCCCTACTGGATGCCGCTGGCGATCTGGACGGGCCTGGTCTCCCAGTTCATCCCCACGCTGGGCACCTACCTGGCGATCGCCGTGCCCGCACTGATCGCCCTGGCCGGGCAGCCGATCGACGCCGTCTGGGTCGTGCTCTTCGGCACCGTCTACCAGCAGGTCGAGAACTACCTGTTCGCCCCGCGGGTCACCGCCGCGACGATGCAGGTGCACCCGGCGGTCGCGTTCGGGGCGGTGGTCGTCGGCGCCAAGCTGTTCGGACCTGTCGGCGCCCTGGTCTCCGTCCCGGTGGTCGCCGCGACCCAGGCGGTCATCGAGACCTACGGCCACCGCTACGAGCTGGTCGGCGAGGTTCCCACGACCCCGCCCGATCCGCCGCCGGTGAAGGCGCGTCGCACCTGGACCGGCCGCTCGTTGTGGCGTGGGCGAGGCTCCGGTGCGCGGCCCGCGGGTCCGCCCGACGCCCCCGGCTCGCCACCTCATGGCTGA
- a CDS encoding cation-translocating P-type ATPase, producing MSVATTQGLTSAEAVRRREEHGPNRLPAPERPSAARRLAGELTHFFALMLWVAALLALVAGLPQLGIAIMAVIVLNAVFAFIQQERADRAADRLREMLPTRVSVWRDGRRRVVEADDVVVDDVLLLESGDRIPADAAVRTENRLLVDSSMLTGESVPRGARVDDPLYAGTFVVEGDARAVVTAIGEETRLAGIARLATSSHKPDTPLTRELKKVVRLVAAIALGVGGLFLLISLLVGNSLQDGFVFAIGVTVALVPEALLPTVTLSLAWGSEQMAKRQILVRNLEAVETLGSTTFICTDKTGTLTRNQMTVVEAWTPAGSVTVSGSGYDPQARLAWSAPTAQGPGLELAIAGMRCSTGYAVRSKGAWEAHGDPMEAALDAFARRQGVDTDEDRRLHPVDLRFPFDPRLRRMSVVVDDAVVVKGAPDSVLPLCQDAVDAHAVVQALTARGLRVLAVATRPCGARTPTGPDDLGVHLRLLGLVALEDPPREEVVEALAACRRAGVSVAMVTGDHPATAAAIADEVGLRRPGAPVLIGAELPENDRILAAHLDHDGLVVARVSPRTSSGSRRRCAPAGTWSR from the coding sequence ATGTCCGTGGCGACGACGCAGGGCCTGACCTCCGCCGAGGCAGTCCGTCGCCGCGAGGAGCACGGACCGAACCGGCTGCCGGCTCCGGAGCGGCCGTCCGCGGCCCGGCGACTGGCCGGGGAGCTCACGCACTTCTTCGCGTTGATGCTCTGGGTCGCCGCGCTGCTCGCCCTGGTCGCGGGCCTCCCCCAGCTCGGCATCGCGATCATGGCGGTGATCGTGCTGAACGCGGTCTTCGCCTTCATCCAGCAGGAACGGGCGGACCGGGCCGCCGACCGGCTGCGCGAGATGCTGCCGACCCGGGTGTCGGTCTGGCGCGACGGTCGCCGCCGGGTGGTCGAGGCGGACGACGTCGTGGTCGACGACGTGCTGCTGCTGGAGAGCGGCGACCGGATCCCGGCGGATGCCGCCGTACGGACCGAGAACCGCCTGCTGGTGGACTCCTCGATGCTCACCGGGGAGAGCGTGCCGCGCGGGGCGCGGGTCGACGACCCGCTCTACGCCGGCACCTTCGTCGTCGAGGGCGACGCGCGCGCGGTCGTCACCGCCATCGGCGAGGAGACCCGGCTGGCCGGCATCGCCAGGCTCGCCACCTCCTCGCACAAACCGGACACCCCGCTGACCCGGGAGCTGAAGAAGGTGGTGCGGCTGGTCGCCGCGATCGCACTCGGAGTCGGGGGGCTGTTCCTGCTCATCTCGCTGCTCGTCGGCAACTCGCTGCAGGACGGCTTCGTCTTCGCCATCGGCGTCACGGTGGCACTGGTGCCCGAGGCGTTGCTCCCCACGGTGACACTGTCCCTGGCCTGGGGGTCGGAGCAGATGGCCAAGCGGCAGATCCTGGTCCGCAACCTGGAAGCGGTCGAGACGCTCGGCTCCACGACGTTCATCTGCACCGACAAGACCGGCACGCTGACCCGCAACCAAATGACGGTCGTCGAGGCCTGGACGCCGGCCGGCTCGGTGACGGTCAGCGGCTCGGGCTACGACCCGCAGGCACGGCTCGCCTGGTCCGCGCCCACAGCGCAGGGCCCGGGGCTCGAGCTCGCGATCGCCGGCATGCGCTGCTCCACCGGCTACGCGGTGCGGTCCAAGGGCGCCTGGGAGGCCCACGGCGACCCGATGGAGGCCGCCCTCGACGCGTTCGCCCGGCGTCAGGGGGTCGACACCGACGAGGATCGGCGGCTGCACCCGGTGGACCTGCGCTTCCCCTTCGACCCCCGACTGCGGCGGATGTCGGTGGTGGTCGATGACGCCGTGGTGGTCAAGGGCGCCCCGGACAGCGTGCTGCCGCTCTGCCAGGACGCCGTGGACGCCCACGCCGTCGTGCAGGCGCTCACCGCGCGCGGGCTCCGGGTCCTCGCCGTCGCCACCAGGCCGTGCGGCGCCCGCACCCCCACCGGCCCCGACGACCTCGGCGTGCACCTGCGCCTGCTGGGTCTCGTCGCGTTGGAGGACCCACCGCGCGAGGAGGTCGTCGAGGCCCTGGCTGCTTGCCGCCGCGCCGGCGTGAGCGTGGCGATGGTCACCGGTGACCACCCCGCGACCGCCGCCGCGATCGCCGACGAGGTCGGGTTGCGGCGCCCCGGCGCCCCGGTCCTGATCGGCGCGGAGCTTCCCGAGAACGACCGGATCCTCGCCGCCCACCTGGACCACGACGGCCTGGTCGTCGCCCGGGTCTCCCCGAGGACAAGCTCCGGATCGCGAAGGCGCTGCGCACCCGCGGGCACGTGGTCGCGATGA
- a CDS encoding HAD-IC family P-type ATPase, translated as MVAMTGDGVNDAPALHEADIGVAMGRSGTDVAREAADLVLLDDSFASIVAGIEQGRATYVNIRRFLTYHLTDNVAELTPFLVWALSGGSFPLALGVLQILALDLGTDTLSAVALGAEPPAPHLLDGPPVTGRLMNRTVLRRAFGLLGPLEATMSMLAFVVCLLTAGWTVGSAFPSGHQLTAASGAAFLTVVVAQSANAFACRSSTLWPGALGWSTNRLLVPAISAGAAFSLALLLVPPLARVLDQSTPPLVGWVIALLAAPTLIGVDALDKSIRSRRPRPAHQR; from the coding sequence GTGGTCGCGATGACCGGCGACGGGGTCAACGACGCCCCGGCGCTGCACGAGGCCGACATCGGGGTCGCGATGGGCCGGTCCGGCACCGACGTCGCCCGCGAGGCGGCCGACCTGGTGCTGCTCGACGACTCCTTCGCGAGCATCGTCGCCGGAATCGAGCAGGGCCGCGCGACGTACGTCAACATCCGCCGGTTCCTCACCTACCACCTGACCGACAACGTCGCGGAGCTCACGCCGTTCCTGGTCTGGGCGCTGTCGGGCGGCAGCTTCCCGCTCGCGCTGGGCGTGCTGCAGATCCTGGCCCTCGACCTCGGCACCGACACCCTGTCCGCCGTCGCCCTCGGTGCCGAGCCACCGGCACCGCACCTGCTGGACGGCCCGCCGGTCACCGGCCGGCTGATGAACCGCACCGTGCTGCGGCGGGCGTTCGGGCTGCTGGGTCCGTTGGAGGCGACGATGTCCATGCTGGCGTTCGTGGTCTGCCTGCTGACCGCCGGCTGGACCGTCGGGAGTGCCTTCCCCTCCGGCCACCAGCTGACCGCCGCCTCCGGCGCCGCGTTCCTGACCGTCGTGGTCGCCCAGTCCGCGAACGCGTTCGCCTGCCGCAGCTCGACGCTGTGGCCCGGCGCCCTCGGCTGGTCGACCAACCGGCTGCTGGTCCCGGCCATCTCCGCGGGCGCGGCCTTCTCCCTGGCGCTCCTGCTGGTGCCGCCCCTGGCCCGCGTGCTCGACCAGAGCACACCCCCGCTGGTCGGCTGGGTGATCGCGTTGCTCGCCGCCCCGACCCTGATCGGGGTCGACGCCCTGGACAAGTCGATCCGGTCCCGGCGCCCGCGACCCGCGCACCAACGCTGA
- a CDS encoding PPOX class F420-dependent oxidoreductase, translating to MEIEQALQAARRHHQSTLATLRNDGRPQLSNVLHGVGDDGIIRISTTADRAKYANLRRRPWAALHVNGDDFWSYAVLEGDVTLSAVAASAEDDTVEELVALYRSLQGEHPDWADYRAAMVRERRLVIRLRPTHAYGLLR from the coding sequence ATGGAGATCGAGCAGGCACTGCAGGCGGCACGCCGTCACCACCAGTCGACCCTCGCCACGCTGCGCAACGACGGCCGTCCTCAGCTGTCCAACGTGCTGCACGGCGTCGGGGACGACGGCATCATCCGGATCTCGACGACCGCGGACCGGGCGAAGTACGCCAACCTCCGGCGTCGGCCCTGGGCGGCGCTCCACGTCAACGGCGACGACTTCTGGTCCTACGCCGTGCTCGAAGGCGACGTGACCCTCTCGGCCGTCGCGGCCTCCGCCGAGGACGACACGGTCGAGGAGCTGGTCGCGCTCTACCGGTCGCTGCAGGGCGAGCATCCCGACTGGGCCGACTACCGCGCCGCGATGGTCCGCGAGCGGCGCCTGGTCATCCGGCTCCGTCCCACGCACGCCTACGGCCTGCTGCGATGA
- a CDS encoding CHAP domain-containing protein produces the protein MSHRSRLVGALTSLMLALSWLAGPLSAPASADSTRLCLGYSACARAGMSSAGYASVSSTMYWRMYSGHNCTNYAAYRMVKSGLPNTRPWSGSGNATNWGSAMASITDATPRVGAVAWWKAGVWPAGSAGHVAYVEQVVSATEIVVSQDSWGGDFSWARITKSGRGWPSGFVHFNDVALRSTTGPTITGVAKVGSVLTATAGTWSPVTPTLSYQWLADGADIPGATSATFTPAPDLEGSTIAVRVTASALGYAVASATSAGTAAVLPGQLVNTVPPVVSGDPVVDGTVTATSGQWSPTPDRVNLKWYADGVAVRGATSPSLAVGPDLVGKSLTVRATARREGYDLVRLNTGPVGPVDPGTFAPVETPSITGVPRLAEPLALEVPAATPDAESVVVEWQRDGARIDGATAPTYQLTAEDLGARIRGVLTYARPGYTPLRTRTAATGVVRSEPVMRLRAVPGTGKVKVVVKVSAAAVAPVEGLVRIWSGGRLLAQLPLVEGRARSVTRDLPAGERTLRVRYLGSRTVAAADGSSVVTIG, from the coding sequence GTGTCTCATCGCTCGCGCCTCGTCGGCGCCCTCACCAGCCTGATGCTCGCCCTTTCGTGGCTCGCCGGACCGCTGAGCGCTCCGGCCTCGGCGGACTCCACGCGGCTCTGCCTGGGCTACAGCGCGTGCGCACGAGCCGGCATGAGCTCCGCGGGCTACGCCTCGGTCAGCTCGACGATGTACTGGCGGATGTACTCAGGCCACAACTGCACGAACTACGCGGCCTACCGGATGGTCAAGAGCGGGCTGCCGAACACCCGCCCGTGGTCCGGCAGCGGCAACGCGACGAACTGGGGCAGCGCGATGGCCTCGATCACGGACGCGACGCCGCGGGTCGGCGCGGTGGCGTGGTGGAAGGCCGGCGTGTGGCCGGCCGGCTCCGCGGGCCACGTGGCCTACGTCGAGCAGGTGGTGTCCGCCACCGAGATCGTCGTCTCCCAGGACAGCTGGGGCGGGGACTTCTCCTGGGCCCGGATCACCAAGTCGGGACGCGGCTGGCCCAGCGGCTTCGTGCACTTCAACGACGTGGCACTGCGCAGCACAACCGGCCCGACGATCACCGGAGTCGCCAAGGTCGGCAGCGTCCTGACCGCGACGGCCGGCACCTGGTCGCCGGTCACACCCACGCTGTCCTACCAGTGGCTGGCCGACGGAGCGGACATCCCCGGCGCCACCTCGGCCACGTTCACGCCGGCCCCCGACCTCGAGGGCTCGACGATCGCGGTCCGGGTGACCGCGTCCGCGCTGGGGTACGCGGTGGCCTCGGCGACGTCCGCAGGGACCGCAGCGGTCCTGCCCGGGCAGCTGGTGAACACCGTGCCGCCGGTGGTCAGCGGCGATCCGGTCGTCGACGGCACCGTCACCGCCACGTCGGGGCAGTGGTCGCCGACGCCGGACCGGGTGAACCTGAAGTGGTACGCCGACGGGGTCGCCGTCCGCGGAGCCACCTCGCCCAGCCTCGCGGTCGGACCCGACCTGGTGGGAAAGAGCCTGACGGTGCGGGCCACGGCCAGACGTGAGGGCTACGACCTGGTCCGGCTCAACACCGGCCCGGTCGGCCCGGTCGACCCCGGCACGTTCGCACCGGTCGAGACGCCGTCGATCACCGGCGTGCCGCGGCTGGCGGAGCCCCTCGCCCTCGAGGTCCCCGCGGCGACGCCGGACGCGGAGTCCGTGGTCGTGGAGTGGCAGCGCGACGGCGCGCGCATCGACGGCGCGACCGCCCCGACGTACCAGCTGACCGCCGAGGACCTCGGCGCTCGGATCCGCGGGGTGCTCACGTACGCCCGGCCGGGCTACACCCCGCTGCGGACCCGGACCGCTGCGACCGGCGTGGTCAGGTCCGAGCCCGTCATGAGGCTGCGCGCGGTCCCCGGCACCGGCAAGGTCAAGGTGGTCGTCAAGGTCTCCGCGGCCGCGGTCGCACCGGTCGAGGGTCTGGTCCGGATCTGGTCGGGCGGCCGGCTCCTCGCCCAGCTGCCGCTGGTGGAGGGCCGGGCGCGCTCGGTCACCCGGGACCTGCCCGCCGGCGAGCGCACCCTGCGGGTCCGCTACCTGGGCAGCAGGACCGTGGCGGCGGCGGACGGCTCCAGCGTCGTGACGATCGGCTGA